The genomic stretch GAGAGGAAAAACTATGCTGCTGAAATCGATCGGATCGGGAGGGAGATCATTGGTGGAGATGGGCGCTTCGTTGTTCTATTTCGTTCTGGCCGGGTTGTGTGAAATCGGAGGGGGGTATCTCGTCTGGCTCTGGCTGCGGGAGGGGAAGCCGATCGGGTTCGCCTTGACGGGAGCGGTCGTATTAGTCCTCTATGGAGTGATTCCCACGCTGCAACCGGCGCATTTCGGGCGGGTCTATGCCGCCTACGGAGGCATTTTCATCGTTCTCTCCCTCCTCTGGGGATGGCGGGTGGACGAGATCTCCCCGGACAG from Candidatus Manganitrophus noduliformans encodes the following:
- a CDS encoding YnfA family protein — its product is MGASLFYFVLAGLCEIGGGYLVWLWLREGKPIGFALTGAVVLVLYGVIPTLQPAHFGRVYAAYGGIFIVLSLLWGWRVDEISPDRFDLIGGLIALIGVSVIMYWPRS